One window of the Dreissena polymorpha isolate Duluth1 chromosome 5, UMN_Dpol_1.0, whole genome shotgun sequence genome contains the following:
- the LOC127832658 gene encoding probable palmitoyltransferase ZDHHC24 — protein MELRERKQNDESLKEKIKWQWQNRDFSPKKEQTSQFALYYFLTMFVLSLIESLFVLIPTAYQRHHRWIMTGSFVWVMFITLVNWHRSYFDTANYVKAETKQKYFADCTDTPQDWVHCFKCQVDRPPRAFHCDYCGKCMLKRAHHCFVTSSCIGFYNQKYFIMFSLWSVIASSWLVYLQLLYLNIVLPVSEASFIVYLPPVTLFKLIMGNITFGQAFVVAHLFMNIPMIITGGFFLFWHSLLSVEGATNYEAKQRKFPYKGTVNQNLKSVFGSVFYIPLLVLYPFRLEQDGDGILWKSRAKRVKGN, from the exons ATGGAATTGCGAGAAAGGAAACAGAACGACGAATCCTTAAAAGAAAAGATTAAATGGCAGTGGCAGAATCGTGACTTTTCACCGAAAAAGGAGCAAACAAGCCAATTTGCTCTCTATTATTTCTTAACCATGTTCGTTCTATCGTTAATTGAAAGCCTGTTTGTTCTTATACCCACCGCGTATCAGAGACATCATCGCTGGATAATGACCGGCTCCTTTGTCTGGGTGATGTTCATCACGTTGGTCAACTGGCACCGCAGCTACTTCGACACTGCAAACTACGTGAAAGCTGAGACAAAGCAGAAATACTTCGCTGACTGCACAGACACCCCACAAGACTGGGTCCATTGCTTCAAGTGTCAG GTGGACAGACCTCCAAGGGCTTTCCATTGCGACTATTGTGGAAAGTGCATGCTAAAGAGAGCTCATCACTGTTTTGTAACCAGCTCTTGCATCGGCTTCTACAACCAGAAATACTTcatcatgttttctttgtggtcTGTGATAGCCAGCAGCTGGTTGGTATATCTTCAGCTGCTCTATCTTAACATCGTGTTACCAGTCAGCGAAGCAAGCTTCATTGTTTATCTCCCACCAGTCACTCTGTTTAAGCTCATCATGGGAAACATCACTTTCGGACAGGCCTTTGTGGTCGCCCATCTATTCATGAACATCCCGATGATCATCACTGGAGGATTTTTCCTGTTCTGGCATAGTTTGTTATCTGTTGAAGGCGCAACTAATTATGAGGCAAAACAGCGGAAATTTCCTTATAAGGGTACAGTTAACCAAAATTTGAAGTCAGTGTTTGGTTCCGTGTTTTACATTCCTTTGTTAGTCCTATATCCATTCAGATTAGAACAAGATGGTGATGGTATTCTATGGAAATCAAGGGCAAAGCGTGTTAAGGGCAATTAG